The following coding sequences are from one Candidatus Brocadiaceae bacterium window:
- a CDS encoding stage V sporulation protein G produces MNITEVRVKLMRNRSDRLRAFCSITIDGDFVVHDLRVIEGRKGLFVAMPSRKLTDNCPGCGGKNELRAAFCGECGKRLGQDRADKATEKSHVDVAHPINTPCRETLQETVLAAYRDVVAGARDETLDEEPLSDEVDESPEETDESPWEEPEEEAARPVLDVFEDDPPSAAVSDEPAPCAGDLEPDDESAVREPEPEPEPDEEPEEAPAESPSAGSPSRPRSRADRKRGGFGEGIL; encoded by the coding sequence TTGAATATCACTGAGGTGCGCGTGAAGCTGATGCGCAATCGGTCCGACCGGCTGCGGGCCTTTTGCAGCATCACCATCGACGGGGATTTCGTCGTCCATGACCTGCGAGTGATCGAAGGGCGCAAGGGCCTGTTCGTGGCCATGCCCAGCCGGAAGCTTACGGACAACTGCCCGGGGTGCGGCGGCAAGAACGAGCTGCGGGCCGCGTTCTGCGGGGAATGCGGCAAGCGCCTCGGCCAGGACAGGGCCGACAAGGCTACCGAGAAGTCGCACGTCGACGTCGCCCACCCCATCAACACCCCGTGTCGGGAGACGCTCCAGGAGACCGTTCTGGCCGCCTACCGGGACGTCGTGGCGGGGGCGCGGGACGAGACCCTCGACGAGGAGCCTCTCTCCGACGAGGTGGACGAGTCGCCGGAGGAGACCGACGAGAGCCCCTGGGAGGAGCCCGAGGAGGAAGCGGCCCGCCCGGTCCTGGACGTCTTCGAGGACGATCCGCCCTCGGCCGCCGTGTCGGACGAACCGGCGCCGTGCGCCGGGGATCTCGAACCGGACGACGAATCGGCCGTTCGCGAGCCCGAGCCCGAGCCCGAGCCGGACGAGGAGCCCGAAGAGGCCCCCGCAGAGAGCCCCAGCGCCGGGAGTCCGTCGCGACCGCGGTCCCGCGCGGACAGGAAGCGGGGCGGGTTCGGCGAGGGCATCCTCTGA
- the ispE gene encoding 4-(cytidine 5'-diphospho)-2-C-methyl-D-erythritol kinase gives MSERLPGGRTLRVHAPAKVNVYLEVLGRRPDGYHEIRTVMQAVSLCDEVEFAPRADADVVLSCDHPGLGEADENLVVRAARALQARCGVRRGAEIRLRKRIPIGGGLGGGSSDCAVTLLALSHLWGLGLSVDALEGLAGELGSDIPFFVRGGTALCEGRGERVTPLECPAPMHYVLVTPACHSATGRVYACWRHGLTDCAQARKNVLEALRTGNAVLLAASLRNDLQETALALQTELRQLWERLSEAGEGDRRRGAMLTGSGSAFLVVAGGESEAVHTANRLTTALGTPCHAVRSMPAWNGSILSLTCGRGHR, from the coding sequence ATGAGTGAGCGCCTCCCGGGCGGGCGCACGCTGCGTGTGCACGCGCCGGCCAAAGTGAACGTGTACCTGGAGGTGCTCGGGCGCCGCCCGGACGGCTATCACGAGATACGCACCGTGATGCAGGCCGTGAGCCTGTGCGACGAGGTCGAGTTCGCACCCCGGGCGGACGCCGACGTTGTGCTCTCCTGCGACCACCCCGGCCTGGGCGAGGCGGACGAGAACCTGGTCGTGCGGGCGGCCCGGGCCCTGCAGGCCCGCTGTGGCGTGCGGCGGGGGGCCGAGATCCGGCTCCGCAAGCGCATCCCCATCGGGGGCGGGCTGGGGGGAGGCAGTTCGGACTGCGCGGTCACGCTGTTGGCCCTGTCGCATCTGTGGGGGCTGGGGCTCTCCGTCGACGCCCTGGAGGGCCTGGCGGGGGAGCTGGGCTCGGACATCCCGTTCTTCGTCCGGGGAGGCACCGCGCTCTGCGAGGGCCGTGGCGAACGGGTGACGCCGCTGGAGTGCCCGGCGCCGATGCACTACGTTCTGGTGACGCCCGCCTGCCACAGCGCCACGGGCCGGGTCTACGCGTGCTGGCGGCACGGCTTGACAGACTGCGCGCAGGCGCGTAAGAATGTACTGGAGGCCCTGCGAACAGGGAACGCCGTTCTGCTGGCGGCTTCGCTGCGCAATGACCTGCAGGAAACGGCGTTGGCGCTGCAGACGGAACTACGGCAACTGTGGGAGAGACTGAGCGAGGCCGGCGAGGGCGACCGCCGCCGAGGCGCGATGTTGACGGGCAGCGGTTCCGCCTTTCTGGTCGTCGCCGGGGGGGAGAGCGAGGCCGTGCATACGGCAAACCGGCTCACCACCGCACTGGGCACGCCCTGCCATGCGGTGCGCAGCATGCCTGCCTGGAACGGCTCCATTCTGTCGCTGACCTGCGGAAGGGGACATCGTTGA